Proteins encoded together in one Dechloromonas sp. HYN0024 window:
- a CDS encoding diguanylate cyclase — translation MPRTTEGNMIALKQLVEGNPVATIVIDADHRVTHWNRACAMLTGVDAEHMLGRSEQWRAFYDVPRPLLADLVVDGAGVAEFERYYDGKFRPSVLLDDAYEAEDFFPDFDGGRWLFFTAAAIRNADGKIVGAIETLQDVTERRRAEAALRESEAYLAQIVDGSSVATLVIDAGHRVTHWNRACEMMTGMPAGDIIGTRQQWTAFYPSERPIMADLVLDAASESAVDRLYHGRFRPSLLIPGGYEAEDFFPHFGDSGRWLYFTAAPLRNAQGDLVGAIETLQDVSERRRAEEALRESEERYRALSQTDSLTGLYNSRYLHERLPGELERATRYSRPLSLLVIDCDNFKGINDRFGHLEGDKVLQNLAGVIGQCLRRSDSAYRYGGEEFVVLLPEADSFAALALAERLRGMFEALETATLSGEVVRCTVSIGISCHVPNDTETTLIRRADQASYVAKRRGKNRVEMEDSAA, via the coding sequence ATGCCGCGTACAACAGAAGGCAACATGATTGCCCTGAAGCAGTTGGTCGAGGGCAATCCGGTCGCTACCATCGTCATCGATGCCGATCATCGGGTGACCCACTGGAATCGGGCTTGTGCCATGCTGACTGGTGTAGATGCCGAGCACATGCTGGGCCGCAGCGAGCAGTGGCGGGCGTTTTACGATGTTCCCCGGCCGTTGCTCGCCGATCTGGTCGTCGATGGGGCGGGGGTCGCCGAGTTCGAACGCTATTACGACGGAAAATTCCGGCCGTCGGTGTTGCTCGATGATGCTTACGAGGCAGAAGACTTTTTCCCCGATTTCGATGGTGGCCGCTGGCTGTTCTTTACCGCGGCGGCCATCCGCAATGCCGACGGCAAGATTGTCGGGGCCATCGAAACCCTGCAGGATGTCACCGAGCGGCGGCGGGCCGAGGCCGCACTGCGGGAAAGCGAAGCCTACCTGGCGCAGATCGTCGATGGGTCGTCGGTGGCGACACTGGTGATCGACGCCGGGCATCGCGTTACCCACTGGAACCGGGCCTGCGAAATGATGACCGGAATGCCGGCCGGCGACATCATTGGTACCCGCCAGCAGTGGACCGCCTTCTATCCCTCGGAGCGGCCGATCATGGCCGATCTGGTCCTCGATGCGGCCAGTGAAAGTGCAGTCGACCGGCTGTATCACGGACGTTTCCGGCCTTCCTTGCTGATTCCGGGGGGCTATGAAGCCGAGGATTTCTTTCCGCATTTTGGTGATAGCGGTCGCTGGCTGTACTTTACTGCGGCGCCCCTGCGTAATGCTCAGGGCGATCTGGTCGGTGCCATTGAAACCTTGCAGGATGTGAGTGAGCGTCGTCGGGCTGAGGAAGCGCTGCGCGAAAGCGAGGAGCGCTATCGCGCGCTTAGCCAGACCGATTCACTGACTGGCCTGTACAACTCGCGTTACCTGCATGAGCGCTTGCCTGGCGAGTTGGAGCGGGCGACCCGTTATAGCCGGCCATTGTCCCTGCTGGTGATCGACTGTGACAATTTCAAAGGGATCAACGATCGCTTTGGCCATCTTGAGGGCGACAAGGTTCTGCAGAATCTGGCCGGCGTCATCGGGCAATGTCTGCGCCGTTCGGATAGCGCCTACCGCTATGGTGGTGAAGAGTTCGTCGTACTTCTGCCAGAAGCCGATTCATTTGCGGCATTGGCCTTGGCCGAACGGCTGCGTGGCATGTTCGAGGCGCTTGAAACCGCTACCCTGAGTGGCGAGGTTGTACGCTGCACGGTCAGCATCGGCATTTCGTGCCATGTCCCGAACGATACGGAAACTACCCTGATTCGGCGGGCTGACCAGGCCAGCTACGTGGCCAAGCGGCGCGGCAAAAATCGCGTCGAGATGGAAGATTCAGCCGCTTGA
- the nth gene encoding endonuclease III produces MKKADIEQFYSRLRDANPAPTTDLHYATPFQLLIAVILSAQATDVGVNKATARLFPVAPTPASMLALGEEGLTDYIKTIGLFRTKAKNVIATCRQLLDLHDGEVPDDRASLEALPGVGRKTANVVLNTAFGHPTIAVDTHIFRLGNRTGLAPGKTVEEVEKKLLRVTPEVFKKGAHHWLILHGRYICKARQPDCGRCIVLDLCNYRSKSV; encoded by the coding sequence GTGAAAAAAGCCGATATCGAGCAGTTCTACAGCCGCCTGCGCGACGCCAACCCGGCGCCGACGACCGACCTGCACTACGCCACCCCCTTTCAGTTGCTGATTGCCGTCATCCTGTCGGCCCAAGCGACGGATGTCGGCGTAAACAAGGCGACGGCCCGACTTTTTCCCGTCGCACCGACGCCGGCCAGCATGCTGGCCCTGGGCGAAGAGGGCCTGACCGACTATATCAAGACCATCGGCCTGTTTCGGACCAAGGCAAAAAACGTAATCGCCACCTGCCGCCAGTTGCTCGACCTTCACGATGGCGAGGTTCCCGATGATCGCGCCAGCCTCGAAGCCCTGCCCGGCGTCGGGCGCAAGACCGCCAATGTCGTCCTCAACACGGCCTTTGGCCATCCGACCATCGCCGTCGACACGCACATTTTCCGTCTCGGCAACCGCACCGGACTGGCTCCGGGAAAAACGGTCGAGGAGGTCGAAAAAAAGCTGCTGCGGGTCACCCCGGAAGTATTCAAAAAGGGTGCCCACCACTGGCTCATCCTGCACGGCCGATACATTTGCAAAGCCCGCCAGCCGGATTGCGGACGCTGCATTGTGCTCGACCTGTGCAACTACCGAAGCAAGTCGGTATGA
- a CDS encoding FIST C-terminal domain-containing protein, whose amino-acid sequence MKVASGLVAGQRADAELAGAAVEAALASAGLSRADNVILFLSREFSRQPQPAVLAAARAAGCLAVCGCTANGLFTERGWQLDQPAAAALVFATEGTSLTSADSPLLSFSGHGRLPFEWHQGKARVGLIDTDAAAWSHGRNSDNGCAEFRLPGLHGRLIRSSGLRPLGEPLPVEQRSGYELRRLGGHSALDSLRRVLPAEWRERLPLHLLSVLRQADAPGIALLSANADGSLTLAEALSEGELITWAIRQPLGAEQEIRQALSTALDQSQKPDFALMFSCIGRGPLFYGNDDRDLVAFRDTFPDTPLLGAYGTGQIAPLAGHNELFNNTALTLLFESAHV is encoded by the coding sequence ATGAAAGTCGCCAGCGGCCTCGTTGCCGGCCAGCGCGCTGATGCCGAACTGGCTGGCGCCGCCGTCGAAGCCGCCCTGGCATCTGCCGGGCTGAGCCGTGCCGACAATGTCATCCTCTTTCTGAGTCGCGAATTCAGCCGCCAGCCCCAACCGGCCGTACTCGCAGCCGCCCGCGCCGCCGGCTGTCTGGCCGTCTGCGGCTGTACGGCGAACGGACTGTTCACCGAGCGCGGTTGGCAACTCGACCAGCCAGCCGCCGCCGCTCTGGTTTTTGCCACCGAAGGCACATCGCTGACCAGCGCTGATTCACCCTTGCTCTCCTTCAGCGGACATGGCCGACTGCCCTTCGAATGGCATCAGGGAAAAGCACGCGTCGGCCTGATCGACACGGACGCAGCCGCCTGGTCGCATGGCCGGAACAGCGACAACGGCTGCGCCGAATTTCGTCTGCCCGGTCTGCACGGACGTCTGATCCGCTCATCCGGGCTGCGTCCGCTGGGTGAGCCACTTCCGGTTGAGCAGCGTAGTGGCTACGAGTTACGCCGCCTGGGTGGCCACAGCGCCCTCGACAGCCTGCGCCGCGTCCTCCCGGCAGAATGGCGCGAACGCCTGCCACTTCACCTGTTAAGCGTGCTGCGTCAGGCGGATGCCCCGGGCATTGCCCTCCTGTCGGCCAATGCCGATGGCTCCCTGACCCTGGCTGAAGCACTGAGCGAGGGTGAATTGATTACCTGGGCCATCCGCCAGCCGCTGGGCGCCGAACAGGAAATCCGTCAGGCACTGTCCACCGCCTTGGATCAAAGCCAAAAACCGGACTTCGCCCTGATGTTTTCCTGCATCGGTCGCGGCCCGCTTTTTTACGGCAACGACGACCGAGACCTCGTCGCCTTCCGCGACACTTTCCCCGACACACCGCTGCTCGGCGCCTATGGCACCGGGCAAATCGCCCCGCTGGCCGGGCACAATGAATTATTCAACAACACCGCCCTCACCTTACTGTTTGAAAGCGCACATGTTTAA
- a CDS encoding DUF1841 family protein, which yields MFNPSREQVRLFFCDAWKKHVDRLPLVGAEVTAADIAARHPEYQSLLSDPQAAVDKEWTPEGGAMNPFLHLSLHLAIHEQVSIDQPPGIRMAFEQLRARMDPHDAEHVLIDCLGETIWRAQREGKPMDAMAYVDAVKRKSTLIF from the coding sequence ATGTTTAATCCCTCCCGCGAGCAGGTCCGCCTCTTTTTTTGCGACGCCTGGAAAAAGCACGTCGACCGCCTGCCGCTGGTTGGTGCCGAAGTCACCGCTGCTGACATTGCCGCCCGTCACCCGGAATATCAGTCGCTGCTCAGCGACCCGCAAGCTGCCGTAGACAAGGAATGGACGCCGGAAGGCGGAGCCATGAATCCCTTTCTCCACCTCTCCCTGCACCTCGCCATCCACGAACAGGTCAGCATCGATCAGCCACCCGGCATCCGCATGGCCTTCGAGCAACTGCGTGCCCGCATGGACCCGCACGATGCCGAGCATGTGCTGATCGACTGTCTGGGGGAAACCATCTGGCGCGCCCAGCGCGAAGGTAAGCCGATGGATGCGATGGCCTATGTAGACGCGGTGAAGCGCAAGTCGACCTTGATTTTTTAG
- a CDS encoding GspE/PulE family protein, with translation MSDKNIGEHRLALSEVLDWMVADGLVGQEAADLLKTERRLHGGKIHPLIVIADQKWRHPQPPTRLLTLEVLTEWLANRTGLDYQHIDPLKIDFTGVAEVMSSAYAARFGILPVQVTTREIVIATAEPFVREWVEELQNILRKQIRRVMANPEDISRYLVEFFNLAKSVKKAAAKGEVNAGLSSFEQLVELGKVNKQFDANDQHIVHIVDWLWQYAFDQRASDIHIEPRRDLGIVRFRIDGVLHQVYQIPMAVMNAMTSRIKLLGRMDVIEKRRPQDGRIKTRTPAGQEVELRLSTLPTAFGEKLVMRIFDPEVLVRDFRSLGFSDDDQNRWKQMTALPNGIILVTGPTGSGKTTTLYTTLKQLATPEVNVCTIEDPIEMVEAAFNQMQVQSGIELGFSEGVRALMRQDPDIVMIGEIRDLETAEMAIQAALTGHLVLSTLHTNDAPSAITRLLDLGVPAYLINSTLLGVMAQRLVRTLCPHCKKAAPMREDQRSAWRTLVAPWKSAEPTQIWHPVGCLECRMTGYTGRVGVYELLVNSPEIRRQIKPLTEIPKLREQAFREGMRPLRISGALKVAQGITSLDEVIKVVPPSDEG, from the coding sequence TGGGGGCAAGATTCATCCCCTGATCGTCATCGCCGATCAAAAATGGCGTCATCCCCAGCCGCCCACCCGCCTGTTGACGCTGGAGGTGCTGACCGAATGGCTGGCCAACCGGACCGGCCTCGACTACCAGCACATCGATCCGCTCAAGATCGATTTCACCGGTGTCGCCGAGGTCATGTCGAGCGCCTATGCAGCCCGCTTCGGCATCCTGCCGGTGCAGGTGACGACCCGTGAGATCGTCATCGCTACGGCCGAGCCTTTCGTCCGCGAATGGGTCGAGGAGTTGCAGAACATCCTGCGCAAGCAGATTCGCCGGGTGATGGCCAATCCGGAGGACATCAGCCGCTATCTGGTCGAGTTTTTCAATCTTGCCAAGTCGGTCAAGAAGGCCGCTGCCAAGGGCGAGGTCAATGCCGGTCTGTCGAGCTTCGAGCAACTGGTCGAACTGGGCAAGGTCAATAAGCAGTTCGACGCCAATGACCAGCATATTGTTCATATTGTGGACTGGCTGTGGCAATACGCCTTCGATCAGCGTGCTTCCGACATCCACATCGAGCCACGGCGCGATCTCGGCATTGTCCGCTTCCGGATCGATGGTGTACTGCATCAGGTTTACCAGATTCCAATGGCGGTCATGAACGCCATGACCAGCCGCATCAAGTTGCTCGGACGCATGGATGTGATCGAAAAGCGCCGCCCGCAGGATGGCCGGATCAAGACGCGAACACCAGCCGGGCAGGAGGTTGAGCTGCGCCTGTCGACCTTGCCGACGGCTTTCGGTGAAAAGCTGGTGATGCGGATTTTCGACCCGGAAGTGTTGGTCCGCGATTTTCGTTCGCTCGGCTTCTCTGATGATGATCAGAATCGCTGGAAGCAGATGACGGCTTTGCCCAACGGTATCATCCTGGTCACCGGTCCGACCGGTTCGGGCAAGACGACGACGCTCTACACGACGCTCAAGCAACTGGCGACGCCAGAAGTGAATGTCTGCACCATCGAAGACCCGATCGAAATGGTCGAGGCGGCATTCAACCAGATGCAGGTCCAGTCAGGTATCGAACTCGGCTTCTCGGAGGGCGTGCGCGCCCTCATGCGGCAGGACCCGGATATCGTCATGATTGGCGAAATCCGTGATCTGGAAACGGCCGAAATGGCCATTCAGGCAGCGCTCACTGGCCACCTCGTGCTGTCGACCCTGCATACCAATGATGCCCCCTCGGCGATCACCCGCCTGCTTGACCTTGGCGTGCCGGCCTACCTGATCAACTCGACCCTGCTCGGCGTCATGGCCCAGCGACTGGTTCGTACGCTTTGTCCGCATTGCAAGAAAGCCGCCCCGATGCGCGAGGATCAGCGGTCTGCCTGGCGGACGCTGGTTGCCCCGTGGAAATCTGCCGAGCCTACCCAGATCTGGCATCCGGTGGGTTGTCTGGAGTGCCGGATGACCGGGTACACCGGTCGCGTTGGTGTCTATGAACTGCTAGTCAATTCGCCCGAAATCCGTCGCCAGATCAAACCGCTTACCGAGATCCCCAAGCTGCGCGAACAGGCCTTCCGCGAAGGCATGCGGCCCTTGCGTATCTCGGGGGCGCTGAAGGTCGCTCAGGGGATCACGTCGCTGGATGAAGTGATCAAGGTGGTGCCGCCCTCTGACGAGGGGTAA